The Odocoileus virginianus isolate 20LAN1187 ecotype Illinois unplaced genomic scaffold, Ovbor_1.2 Unplaced_Scaffold_20, whole genome shotgun sequence DNA window CCTACAGAGGTGAGGAAAATTTAGCTCACCTGGGTCCAAGTTCACTACAACTCACCACCACCAGTCCGGCAGCCTGTATACATCACTGCACTCACATAAGGACTGTGAAGCAAAGCTAATAAACTCATCTGGGATTTTTGGATAAATACTCTCTTAATACAGTCTAGGGTTTTTCTACAGTCTCAAATGGTAATCTCGTGACCTACAAATCAGTCATCGCTGCCTGAGCAAACAAAAAAGTATTTCAAGTAAACACAGGTAAAAAACCTGGCCTGAAcacttcccccctcccacccccaccacccaccagACTCCACAAAACCCACCTCTTTAAAATAATACctcaaaaaatatatcttttgatGTTAAAAAGTCCTCAAGAGGATATTCACTCATAAAGTTCAATTTGAGCCCCATCCACCAGGTGTATGGTTTGACTGAATGCAATTCTCTTAAACTGTTCACTCTTAGCTCAGTGCCACTTTATTCAAAAttgtttctttcaatttttaGACAAATTTCCAGTTTGTACACCTTGCTCCTACCCTCCACCATAATGTCACTATTTTAGCAATGATTTCAGGCTGACACATCATAACATACCAAACATTAAGTGGTAGGgctagaacttccctggtggcccagtggctaaggctccccactcccaatgctgggacctgggttcaatccctggttagggaactagatcacacatacccccaactaagatctggtacaaccaaataaatattttttaaaaagatgtaggGCTGTCGCTTTCTACACTGCTTTACTGAAGACTAAAAACAATGGCAGGAGTCCCCTGCACTTGGACTTTTAAGCTGTCTCCCCATATCAGTCTTAGCctaactaaaagacacttactcataTAGTGTATGTGAATTATCCCCTAACTCCAGTCCCTGAATATTTATAAATTCACTCATTTAGCTAAaaactttttgatattttaagaGTTGAACCCTCTCATAACCTAGATCCTTAATGCATTAAAGTGCACTTCCCAGATCAGACCCAGCCCCAACATGACTCCACaaagggctcaataaaggataccAGGAATAAAACGATAAATAATAAAAGGAGAACAGTTCAATAAAGGAAACTGAActttattatgtttaatttttcacaGGAAATAGGAACagtgatttccttttcttgctcttTTAGGAAATCACATTACTTCTGATAATTGGCAATTTCCATAAACTGGTGTTTACTTATCCCATTTCCACTTGCCAAAGCCCCCAAAGCTCAAAACTCATTTGCTAAACATAGAAAAggcatcaaaaaaagaaaaaacaaacttgagAATGTCTAGGACTGAAGTGTCCAAAGACTTGAGGCAGGTTTTATAATGGCTGCCCTCACAAATCGTCGTCGTCTTCTTCAGGCTTACTTTCCTGCACTTTGGTTTTGCTCTCATCGATTGGAATTGCAAGCTCCTTCctaaggagagaaaatggaaaatattcaatatttggaGTTGTGGACCAAATGAGATATACGAAGTATATTTTATGCTTGTTTTAACATTCATATTCTCCCAAATGCCCAGGGAACATAGTTTTGTAATATCCAGTTCCAGGTTCTCTTTAGGGAGAATCTTCCTTTGTGCGCAAAATTTATGGGAGAGCTGAAAAACTCAGTATTCAATATTAAACGTTTTTAATGCACTATTTAAGAATAAAGATTAAATgcacagagacttccctggtggttcagtggctgactTCTCGCTCCCCAGGCAGGGggcccggttcaatccctggtcagggagctagatcccacaggccgcaacTAAAGATGGTGCATGCCGCCACCAAGACCAGGTGAAAccgaataaatatttaaagactaAACGcgcaaaaaaaaaattgcacgACCACCaaattatctaaaattttaaataaaagcaaaattcaatCCTATACTTGCACAACGGGGTCTCACTCGCCTCCCACTGACCTAAACCCCGATCCAATGAAACGTTATTCACCGAAACCTACGTTTCCGGAGTTAATTCACTCACTCACCGCACCGCCCCAACCCGGGAGCCCAAGGGCGGGCAGCCTTCAAGGGCCTCGAGCCCCCCACCGAGTTTGGGCTCTGAGGGAAGGGACAGCGCCAAAGGTGTCGGGAGAAGAGCCCTAACGTCCCAGAAAATTTTGGGCGCCTCCAGAGCAAGCCACTTACCGAGCGAACACATTGGGGTACTGGCTGCGCTGGAAAACGCTCTTCAGCTCCGTCAGTTTCAGCCGCCTGAACGAGCAGCGGCGGCGACGAGGCCCCCTGTCCGAGGGCTGCGGATTCTCGGCGTCCGCCTGCATCGGCTCCTGTGGGAACTCCTCCTCGTCAccgtcgccgccgccgctgccgccctTCTGGATCTCGTCGACCATGGGGTCGGGAGCTCccgccccagcctggccctgttcttctgctgctgctgccgccgccgccgctcccgGCTCAGGTTCTGATCCCGACTTCTCCTCGACGGAGGCACTTGTTGCGGTGCCCGAGACCTCGGGGGGCTTCGtacctggaaaagaaaaagacaagaagtcTGGGCGTCGGAGCGCCGAGGGTGCGGGGCGGCGGGAAGCGCAGGCCCGCGACCTGAGAGGCGACGGCGACCGCACCACAGCCGCGTCCCATCCACTCGCCTCTCCCAGGGAAAGGGCCTTTCCCTCGAGTTCACCAGAGTACCTATCCCGCTCTAGGCACTGACCAGGTTCTTCCTGGAGCTCGTCGACTCCCGGACTGAGGTAACCGGAGTCTTCGTGTTGGCGTCCGGGCTCACGGTCCATGTCGCTAGCGCTGTCCAAGCAGCTGTGCGCCTCAGTCGACTCTGCGCTATTGATGGCGGCGATCCCAACGTCTGGTCCGCGGCGTTGGGAGTTTTTATAGCCGGTCTGCAGCCGTTCACGTCGACGCCCACGTGCTAGCTATTCCACGTCGGCTACGCGAACTCCTCAGTAACGGCGCGTGCGGTGGGCGTGGCCGTTGGGCAGTGCACGTTGACTGGGCGTGGCCATAGAGTAGAGAGATGCGCGTGGGGAGAGTCCTGGCAGGGGGCGAGCGGGTGGGGGCGCGCGAGCTCCCAGTTGTGGCTGAGCTGAATACTCCCGGCTGCTGCCTTGGGTCGGTCCTGAACTAGAGGCTTCTCCCGATTGTGCGAGCTAACTTGGGACGGGGTAGGGGGGAGGGAATGAGACCTCAATGAGGCGTCCCGGGAGCCTGGGGGAAATGTTGGGAGACCGTCTCTCCGCCTGGCCCTCGATGGGCTCAGGCTTGTTGCTATTAGTTACCCCCTGAACCCCCTGACCCCCAGAGCGGGAGACGCAGAGGTGGGACTGGAGAAACCGTGGGGCCCCAGCAACCCCAGCCGGCTGAGACGACAGTCGTCCCCTCTTGTCGCGTGGGCTCTGAGCGCGACTTCCCTCTGGGAAGTCGGTAATTAATGGATGGGACTGTGATTCTGTTCCATTCGCTCTCAAAGTCCATGAAACGGGCTAGTGATTCAGACGGAAAGACTAGGTGGAAGGTGGGAGACTACTTGCTGGGGTTTTGCAATAAGGCGCCAAAAGCAGAGCCCGCCTCCTCTCGTTCCCTGGGGGGTACTGGGGCGCGGGAAC harbors:
- the LOC110133875 gene encoding rhox homeobox family member 1-like, with translation MDREPGRQHEDSGYLSPGVDELQEEPGTKPPEVSGTATSASVEEKSGSEPEPGAAAAAAAAEEQGQAGAGAPDPMVDEIQKGGSGGGDGDEEEFPQEPMQADAENPQPSDRGPRRRRCSFRRLKLTELKSVFQRSQYPNVFARKELAIPIDESKTKVQESKPEEDDDDL